Within the Bacillus horti genome, the region GAGAAATATGAGCACAGCTATCCGTTCTGTTGGCGATGTGATTCACCACTTTTGTATTATGCGATGGAAAGCTGGTTTATTCAAACCACTGCCGTTAAGGAACAGCTTATCGCTAATAATCAGCAGGTCACCTGGTATCCTGAACATATTAAGGACGGTCGCTTCGGGCGTTTCCTTGAGGATTTAATGGACTGGAACATCAGCAGAAGTCGTTACTGGGGAACGCCATTAAATGTGTGGGAGTGTACATCCTGTGAGCAGCAGTATGCTCCTTCTGGACTGGATGATTTACGCAGCCATGCTACAAAGCCCCTTACTGATATTGAACTACACAAACCATATATTGATCAGGTTGATCTGAACTGTCCAAGCTGTCAGGGTATTATGAAGCGAACTCCTGAAGTCATTGATGTTTGGTTTGATAGTGGATCAATGCCTTTTGCTCAATACCATTATCCGTTTGCAGAAGGGGATCGATTTAAGCAGCAGTTCCCTGCGGATATGATCTGTGAAGGAATTGACCAGACGAGAGGTTGGTTCTATAGTCTGCTTGCTGTATCAACGCTTTATACTGGTCAAGCGCCATATAAGAGTGTCATGTCCTTAGGGCATATTCTAGATGAAAATGGGCAGAAGATGTCCAAAAGCAAAGGAAACGTCCTCCATCCCTCGGAGCTAGTACAGGAATTCGGAGCAGATGCGCTGCGCTGGGCTTTGTTGTCTGACAGTGCGCCATGGAACAGTAAACGATTCTCTAAAAAAATCGTAGCAGAAGCCAAATCTAAGGTCATTGATACGCTGATGAATGTTCATTCCTTTTATACCCTTTACGCTACAATTGATGGGTATGATCCGCAAGCTCATTTCAATGAACAAGCGCATAGATTAACTGTTCATACAGAAGGAAATAAGTCGTCTGAGCATGAGCATGTGCAGGTGATGGATCAATGGTTAAAGTCTCGCTTGCACTCTACAGTAAAAGCGGTGCACCAAGTGCTTGAGCATTATGATTTTATGAATGCCTCCAGAGCAATTGAAGACTTTGTGGAACAATTGAGCAATTGGTACATTCGTCGATCAAGAGATCGTTTTTGGAGTGAAGGCCTATCCTCGGATAAACGAGCAGCTTACGGAACTCTTCATCAGGTACTAGTCACTTTAAGTCAGCTAGTGGCTCCATTTATTCCATTTCTAGCTGAGGATATGTATGGTAACTTAACAGGAGAAAGTGTCCATCTGACGGAGTTTCCAGAGCCAGATGAAAGTCTAATTAATGAGCAGCTTGAGAAGGAAATGGAAAATGTGCTTCAAATCGTAGAACTGGCCAGGAGTGTACGTAATACGAGTTCTATGAAGACGAAGCAGCCATTATCTGAGCTGGTACTCGTTCCGTTAGAAGATACAGCAGATGTCTCTAGGTTCTACGATATTATAAAGGATGAGGTCAATGTGAAGAGCATTGTCCAGCAGCAGGATGAAACGGGATTGCTCGAATATGCTTTAAAGCTCAACTTCAAGCAGGCGGGACCAAAGTATGGGAAGTCTGTAGGTGAGCTACAAACATTCATTACTCAACTCTCAGCTGAGCAGGCTAAACAAGCTGTAGATGAGGGAGGTTTAGCTGTACAGCTAGAAGAGGGTCAAAGCGTTTATGTAGATCTTGAGGATATGCTTGTTGAAAAGAAGGCTACTAGAAAATATGCCAGTGCAACGGGGAAGCAGTACACAGTAGCGTTAAATACAACTCTAACAAAAGAGCTTGTACAAGAAGGAATCGTTCGAGAAATCAGTCGAGCGGTTCAGGAGTATAGGAAAAAGCTAAATCTCTCCGTAGAGCAACGAATACATCTAATACTTGATGTAGATGCAGAGACAAAGGAAGCTCTTCAGGAATTTAACGATTTGCTACAGCGAAGTCTATTACTCAGTGATCTTAATTTTTCTAAAGTGGAAGATATGGAATATGTCACTATAGGAGATAAGCAAGTGGGGATGGCTATTCAATAAAATAATCAATAATATATGCTAAGCATTATTTGAACAATAATTATTCATGAACTATTAACACTAAAGGCTGTAGGCTCATAACTTGAGCTCACAGCCTTAACTTTTTTCTCCACTATGCTATTACCCTTTAGAAAAAGAGTGCTCTACATACATTCCTTGATAGAGTCCCTCTTCCTTCAATAAGGATTGATGAGAACCAGTTTCGGCTATCTCCCCTTGATCCAATACATGAATCCTATCCGCGTTTTCAATGGTTGATAGTCGATGAGCAATGACTATCGTTATGCCGTGCTGCATGGCTTGGTCTAAATTTTGCTGCACGATCCTTTCCGTTTCCATATCTAACGCAGAGGTGGCCTCATCTAGAATTAAGATTTCTGGCTTCAGTAACAGAGCTCTGGCTAAAGCAATCCTCTGCTTCTGCCCGCCAGAAAGAGTAACCCCTCTTTCTCCAATAACTGTCTGATAACCATCAGGTAAACCCTGAATAAACGTATGAATATGAGCTTGGCGGCAGGCTTGTTCAATGTCCTCCATAGAGAACTCCTCCTTGCCTAGTGCTAAATTAGCTAGCAGGGTACCTTGGTAGAGATAGGGCTCTTGGAAGACAATAGCGATCTTATCCAACCATTCTTCCCTTTTGAGCTCACTTAAAGAGTATCCATTAACAAGGACTTCTCCCTTAGAAGGTTCAAAGTTTCTAATTAAAAGCTGGGCAATGGTTGATTTCCCACCACCACTTCTCCCTACAAATGCTATCTTTTGTCCTTTTTTCATGGAGATGTTTATCTGATTAAGCACGTTAGGGAGCTGACTGTCGTAAGTAAAAGAGACCTGTTTGAAGGAAATCGTATCAATATCCTCTTTTAAGGGAAGTGTCCCGTCCTTCATTTTATCTTGCTTAAACAGCTCATCCAGTCTTGCAATATGGGCAAAACGACCTGACACATTAAGCAGGAACTGGAACAGCATTTGGAGAGCCTCCATCAATTGAGAGGAGAATTGATAAACAATAATAAACATCCCGAGCGTTAATGATCCCTCTATGACCAAATATCCTCCATACGCTAAGACGACTAAAGTAACTCCCCATTTTAAAGGCTCACTTAAGAATAAATGCTTGTTTTCCTCTTTTCCTTCTCGGACAACGGTATCGAAGTATTTTTTAAACAAACGGTTATAGATCGCCATTTCCCATTTAAGCCGATGAAAGGCAATCACTTCCCTAGTTGAAGATATCCCCTCTTCAATATGAACTAACAGATTTGACTTATCTTCCTGCACCTGTCCATGCAGTTTTTTCATCCTTGGGGCAAAGATTCTACCAATAAAAATATATAGACAGCTAAGGAATAGGATAAGGGCTAAGATACTAGGGCTAGCCCAGCCAATGATAATCATCAAAAGGATGACCTTTAACATTTGTTGAATACCTACTGGTATCTGCTTTGCGATTAGCTCAGAGCTTTGACGAACATCCTGAGTAAAATAATAAACATAGCGAGCGGTGCGTTCCTGCTGGAATTTCCCGTAAACTAAGCTTTGAATATGCTTCATTAGGTCAGTGGAAAGTCCAAGGAGTGGCTTGTTGTATACCCGGTCTCGGAAATAAGCATTGATAGGATTTAAGAGCAGGAAGCTGATAATCCCAGTGGCAAATATTAAGATATAGGTCCAAAGAGAAGTATAATCTCCTTCCATGAAAACATCATCAATGATCCATTTCTGTACTCCTATAATAACAAAGTCAGTAAGCATATAAATAATGTGAATAAGCAAGGACAGAAGCAATGGCCATTTTAAGTGGGAAAGGTGTTTTCGTAGCCACAAAAAGCGTTGCTGAAGCGAAAGCCATTTTTTCATGCTCTTACCTCCTCTTCCACACTAACTGTTTGTCCATGTACTAGTCGATAGAGTCCTTCTTTACGCTGTAGAAGCTGATCATATGTTCCTTCTTCTACTACTCTCCCTTTGTCCATAACAATGATTTTGTCACAGTTTTGAACGGTAGAAAGTCGGTGTGCGATGGTAATCGTTGTCCTTCCTTGTGTAAGCTTCTCAAGGGCTTGCTGAACATGGGCTTCACTGATATTGTCCAAGGCTGAAGTAGCTTCATCCAAGAGGACGATTGCTGGGTTTTTAATGAACATGCGGGCAATGGATATCCGCTGCTTTTGTCCGCCAGAAAGCTTGTAGCCACGTTCTCCAACTAACGTATCATAGCCCTTAGGGAGCTCCATAATAAACTCGTGGGCAAACGCTAATTTTGCCGCTTCTACTATGTCCTCCTCCGAAGCTTCAGGATGACCAAAGGCAATATTTTCACGGATTGTTGTGCCGAATAAATAGGTTTCCTGAAAAACATAGCCAATGTTTGAACGCAATGACGAGAGGGAAAGCTCCTGAATAGGTATAGCATCTATGAAAATTTGACCCTTACTCATATCATAAAAACGCCCTAGTAATTTTAATAAAGTCGTTTTGCCACAGCCACTTTCACCGACTAGAGCTACGTGCTCCCCGGGAAGGATTTGAAAGCTTACCCCTTTTAAGGCATTAGGATATGTGGGATAGCTAAAATGAATATGCTGAACAGTGATACTTCCTTTAATAAATCGTAAATCCTTAGGGTTTGAACTCTCTACAACATCGGGTTTAAGGTGGCAGAAATCATACAGCCTTTTTGCTTGAAACATCAAAGTATGCTGCTCAGTTGTGGCCGTAACTAAATGAGTCAAGGCATTCATAACAATGAAAAAATAAAAATAATAAGCAATAAATTCTCCAAGAGAAAGCACACCGACCCTAACTAAGTGAGAGCCGTACACAAATAAAATGAGAATAGCTAAGTATATAGTTAAACGTCTGATTGAGCCGCGTGTATGGGCAAAAATGATTGATTTTAGCCAATCCTTATTCATATGACCAAGTCGCTCTATAAATCTTTTTCGTATCCAAGCTTCAAGACGATAAGCCCGCGCCTCCTGCATAGAGGACATTGTTTCATAGATATCCTTTTCTACATCTACACGATGCTCGTTGAAAGATCTTAAATAGAGGAACGCCTGCCTTTCGACCCAAGGTCCAGCAATGTAATACACTAGGAAGCAAGGGATAATAATGAGTGAT harbors:
- a CDS encoding ABC transporter ATP-binding protein, with the protein product MVKKTRYWKEYWWIISFIKPYKGTMFLLISCGVIISLTAMLIPRSIQFFIDRILPAQDLTLFLYMLLLLLAVLSVMILATGGKNLLQRIVREKAAKDLQHTAFSHLRKLGFSYFEQNSTGQTLSLLNTDVQDVQRIYRDYFPQIVLQSITCVIAFFIIASMNLVLSLIIIPCFLVYYIAGPWVERQAFLYLRSFNEHRVDVEKDIYETMSSMQEARAYRLEAWIRKRFIERLGHMNKDWLKSIIFAHTRGSIRRLTIYLAILILFVYGSHLVRVGVLSLGEFIAYYFYFFIVMNALTHLVTATTEQHTLMFQAKRLYDFCHLKPDVVESSNPKDLRFIKGSITVQHIHFSYPTYPNALKGVSFQILPGEHVALVGESGCGKTTLLKLLGRFYDMSKGQIFIDAIPIQELSLSSLRSNIGYVFQETYLFGTTIRENIAFGHPEASEEDIVEAAKLAFAHEFIMELPKGYDTLVGERGYKLSGGQKQRISIARMFIKNPAIVLLDEATSALDNISEAHVQQALEKLTQGRTTITIAHRLSTVQNCDKIIVMDKGRVVEEGTYDQLLQRKEGLYRLVHGQTVSVEEEVRA
- a CDS encoding ABC transporter ATP-binding protein, whose amino-acid sequence is MKKWLSLQQRFLWLRKHLSHLKWPLLLSLLIHIIYMLTDFVIIGVQKWIIDDVFMEGDYTSLWTYILIFATGIISFLLLNPINAYFRDRVYNKPLLGLSTDLMKHIQSLVYGKFQQERTARYVYYFTQDVRQSSELIAKQIPVGIQQMLKVILLMIIIGWASPSILALILFLSCLYIFIGRIFAPRMKKLHGQVQEDKSNLLVHIEEGISSTREVIAFHRLKWEMAIYNRLFKKYFDTVVREGKEENKHLFLSEPLKWGVTLVVLAYGGYLVIEGSLTLGMFIIVYQFSSQLMEALQMLFQFLLNVSGRFAHIARLDELFKQDKMKDGTLPLKEDIDTISFKQVSFTYDSQLPNVLNQINISMKKGQKIAFVGRSGGGKSTIAQLLIRNFEPSKGEVLVNGYSLSELKREEWLDKIAIVFQEPYLYQGTLLANLALGKEEFSMEDIEQACRQAHIHTFIQGLPDGYQTVIGERGVTLSGGQKQRIALARALLLKPEILILDEATSALDMETERIVQQNLDQAMQHGITIVIAHRLSTIENADRIHVLDQGEIAETGSHQSLLKEEGLYQGMYVEHSFSKG
- the ileS gene encoding isoleucine--tRNA ligase, which codes for MIRVRKVDTKETAHAREQRVLAGWREQETFKKSVEQREGQPSFVFYEGPPTANGLPHAGHVLGRVIKDFIARYKTMTGYQVVRKAGWDTHGLPVELGVEKQLGISGKKEIEEYGVEQFIEKCKESVFQYEKQWRDFSEEIGYWLDFDDPYVTLQNEYIESVWHILSHIHRKGLLYKGHRVTPYCPSCQTSLSTHEVAQGYKDVKDLSATVKFTSKASGEHFLVWTTTPWTLPANVTLAVHPDLTYCRVKQGKDVYILAKNLVDKVLQGDFELLSEHLGSEFVGVDYTAPFSFIAVEKGHRVVAADFVTESSGTGIVHLAPAFGDDDYQVIKKLGLSYVNPVDTAGRYKAEVTSLAGRFVKDCDVDIVKDLAGRGLLYTKEKYEHSYPFCWRCDSPLLYYAMESWFIQTTAVKEQLIANNQQVTWYPEHIKDGRFGRFLEDLMDWNISRSRYWGTPLNVWECTSCEQQYAPSGLDDLRSHATKPLTDIELHKPYIDQVDLNCPSCQGIMKRTPEVIDVWFDSGSMPFAQYHYPFAEGDRFKQQFPADMICEGIDQTRGWFYSLLAVSTLYTGQAPYKSVMSLGHILDENGQKMSKSKGNVLHPSELVQEFGADALRWALLSDSAPWNSKRFSKKIVAEAKSKVIDTLMNVHSFYTLYATIDGYDPQAHFNEQAHRLTVHTEGNKSSEHEHVQVMDQWLKSRLHSTVKAVHQVLEHYDFMNASRAIEDFVEQLSNWYIRRSRDRFWSEGLSSDKRAAYGTLHQVLVTLSQLVAPFIPFLAEDMYGNLTGESVHLTEFPEPDESLINEQLEKEMENVLQIVELARSVRNTSSMKTKQPLSELVLVPLEDTADVSRFYDIIKDEVNVKSIVQQQDETGLLEYALKLNFKQAGPKYGKSVGELQTFITQLSAEQAKQAVDEGGLAVQLEEGQSVYVDLEDMLVEKKATRKYASATGKQYTVALNTTLTKELVQEGIVREISRAVQEYRKKLNLSVEQRIHLILDVDAETKEALQEFNDLLQRSLLLSDLNFSKVEDMEYVTIGDKQVGMAIQ